The Lysobacter enzymogenes DNA segment GGCTTCCTGATGCTGGTGACCCTCGGCCTGATGATCGCGGCCTACTTCGTCCACAAGCAGCTGCCGCAGGAAGTCGACCCGCGCGCGGCGCAGCGCACCGAGAACCGCATCGCCCCGACCGGCGCGGTCTACGCCGGCGCCACCGGCGCGGCGGCGCAGCAGGCGGCGGTCGCCGCGGCGGCGGCCAAGGCGGCCTCGCAGGTGGCCTACGGCGGCACCCTCGACGGCAAGGTGATCTTCGACAGCCTGTGCGCGGGCTGCCACAAGTCCGGCGCCGGCGGCGCCCCGACCCTGGACGCCTCGCACTGGGCGACGCGCCTGCCCAAGGGCAAGGACACCCTGCACAAGCACGCCATCGAAGGCTTCACCGGCTCGACCGGCATCATGCCGGCCAAGGGCGGCAACCCGGCCCTGACCAACGAACAGGTCAGCGCGACGGTCGACTGGATGCTCGGCAACATCAAGTAAGCCGACGCCTAAGCCGACGCCGCGTGCCGCCGCGCCCGCGCCGATCCGGAAACGCCGCCCTCGGGCGGCGTTTTTCGTTTCCGGCCCGACGCCCGCGGGTCCGGCGCCGGCCGCGGCCGTCGTCCCGCACGCGCCCGACAGGCCCGGCGGCACCCGCGTTGCCGCCACACGGCACACGACGGAGCGCAATCGGGCTGCGGATAATGGCCGCTCCCTCCGTCCCGCCGAGCCCGCCATGACGCGCATCCGCCCCGCCCTCGCCTTCGCGCCCTGCCTGCTGCTGGCCGCCTGCGCCAGCGCGCCGCGCGCCGACCGCGACGCGGCGGCGCAGGCGCAAGCGGCGCCGATCGGCTCCCTGCAGGCCGGCGGCGACGCCGCCCAGGCGCGCGTGGCCGGCACCGTCACCGCCGCCCTGGCCGGCGCCGACGGCCAGCCGGGCTGGCTGCTGCAGGACGCCGGCGACGGCGACGCCGCCACCTCCGATGCGATCTGGGTGCTCGGCCCGGCCGCGGCGGGCCTGGCGCCGGGCCAGAACGTGCAGGTGACCGGCCGGGTCCATCGCGCCGCGCTGCCGGCCGCCGGCAAGGGCCGCGCCGCCAGCCTGCTGGCGATCGACGCCGAACGGATCGAACCGATGCGCGCGCGGGCGCGGCTGCGCCCGGTCGCGCCGCTCGCGCTGACCGCCGCGCCGGACTGGAACGCGCTCGCCGGCATGCGCGTGCGCATCGACGCGCCGCTGGTCCTGGCCGACCGCGACCGCGAGCGCGGCACCGTCGCGGTCGCCTTCGACGGCCCGCTGTGGCAACCGGGCGAACGCGCCATGCCGGGCAGCGAGGCCGCGCGCGCGGTCGCCGCCGACAACCTGCGCCGGCGCCTGACCCTCAGCGGCGAGGCGCTCGGCGACGAGGCCTACCGCGCCCGCAGCGGCAGCGCGGTGAGCGCGGTGGAAGGCATCGCCCTGCCGCGCGGCGACGGCCCCGGCCTGCGCCTGGAACGCGCGCCGGCGCTGCAGCCGGCGCCGCGCCCGCAACAGCCGCCGCGGGTCGACGGCCAGGTGCGCATCGCCGCGTTCAACCTGGAGAACCTGTTCAACGGCGACGGCCGCGGCGGCGGTTTCCCGACCCCGCGCGGCGCGCGGACCGAGGCCGAATTCCACGCCCAGCTGGCCAAGCTGGTCGAGACCATCCACGCCATGAACCCCGACGTGGCCGCGTTGATGGAGCTGGAGAACGACGGTTACGGCCCCGATTCGACCCTGGCGCAATTGGTGGCCGCGCTCGACCGCGCCGATGCCGCAAGCGGCGGCGCCCAGGACTGGCGCTACGCCGCGCCGTGCAAGCAGCCTTGCGCGCTCGCGGTGCGCGGCCCCGGCGACAACGCGATCCGGGTCGGCCTGATCTACCGCGGCCAGCGCGTGGCCGCGCGCGGCCTGGCCGCGACGCTGGAACAGGGCCCGTTCGGCCCGCACTCGCGGGTGCCGCTGGCGCAGGCGTTCCAGGCGCTCGGCGCCGGCGGCGCGCGCGGCCCGGCGTTCGTGGTCGCGGCCAACCACTTCAAGTCCAAGGGCTGCCGCGACGCCGAAGGCGCCGACCGCGACCAGGGCGACGGCGCGGCCTGCTGGAACGCGCTGCGCAGCGATTCGGCGCGGCGCCTGGACGCGTGGCTGAAGACCGACCCGACCCGCAGCGGCGGCGCGCTGACGATGATCGTCGGCGACCTCAACGCCTATGCCCAGGAACAACCGCTGCGCGAGCTGTACGCGGCCGGCTGGCAGGACGCGTTCGCCGCGGCCAAGGTCGCCTCGCCCTACAGCTACGTCTACGACGGCGAACTCGGCCGCCTCGACCACGCCCTGCTCTCACCGGCGCTGGCCGCGACCCTGCGCGGCGCGGCCGAGTGGCACGTCAACGCCGACGAACCCGACAGCGCCGGCTACCGCAACGGCGGCGCGGGACCGTGGCGCAGCTCCGACCACGATCCGGTGCTGCTCGGCTTTGACCTGCTGCCGCGCTGAGCGGGATTCGACTGCTTGTGGGAGGGGCTTCAGCCCCGACGCTCTTCGATCCGACGCGACACCGCGACCTGCGCCGAAAGCATCGGGCCTGAAGGCCCTCCCACCGAGCTCATGCAGTTGTGGGAGGGGCTTCAGCCCCGACGCCTTTCGATCCGATGCGACACATCGCCCAGGATCGACGACCTGCGACCTCGGCCTCCCCGCCGTCGCGACGCGCCGATTTGCCCGCCCTGGCCACCATCGCCGCGCACACGCCGCCGTAACACCCGCCTCGCGCCGCCCCGTATCATGCGCGGCATGAGCATCCCCGCCTTTCCCCGCGATGCGAGCGCCACGCTGACCCTGGCCGGCCCGGCCGGGGCGATCGAGGCCATCGTGGAAGCGCCCGAGGCGCCGGCGCGCCCGATCGTCGCCATCGTCTGCCACCCGCTGCCGACCGAGGGCGGGACCATGCACAACAAGGTCGTGACCATGGCCGCGCGCTCGCTGCGCGAATGCGGCGCGGCCACGGTGCGCTTCAACTTCCGCGGCGTCGGCCACTCCGAAGGCGAGTTCGACCAGGGCGAAGGCGAATGCGACGACCTGCGCGCGGTCGCCGCCTGGGTCCGCGCGCAGCGCCCCGACGCGCAGCTGTGGCTGGCCGGTTTCAGCTTCGGCGCCTACGTCTCGCTGCGCATGGCCGACGAACTGCAGCCCAAGCTGCTGATCTCGATCGCGCCGCCGGCCGGACGCTGGGACTTCGACCGGATCGCGCCGCCGTCGGGCTATCCGTGGATCGTGATCCAGGGCGAGGCCGACGAGATCGTCGATCCCGAAGCGGTCTACGCCTGGATCGCCGGCCTGCGCCAGCCGCCCGAGCTGGTGCGCATGCCCGACACCTCGCATTTCTTCCATCGCCGCCTGATCGACCTGCGCGGCGCGATCAAGAACTCGGTGCGCCCGCACCTGCCGCCCCAGACCGACGCCGACGCCGACGGCGCCGCGCCGCCCGCCTGACCCAGGACGCTTCCCCCATGCGCCTTTCCCCCCGCCTGGCGCTGCCGCTGGCCGCCGCGCTCGCCGCCGTCGCGCCGCCGGCCGCCGCCGCCGGCATCGACTGCGCCAAGGCCGCCAACCGCAACGAACAAGCCATCTGCGCCGATCCGCTGCTGCGCCAGCGCGACGGCGAACTCGACGCCGCCTACGCCGCCGCGCGCAAGGCCAGCGACTACCGCGGCGAACTCAAGAAAGACCAGCAGGCCTGGCTGCGCGAGCGCGACCGCTGCGACGGCCAGGTGCGCTGCCTGCGCATGGCCTACGTCGGCCGCCTGACCGAACTCAAGCCGGCCGCGGTATCGGGCAAGTTCGACTGGAGCGGCGAGTGGACCCGCAGCGACGGCACCGCCACGCTCTCGCTCAAGCCGGTCGGCGAGGACCGCTACGAACTCGAACTGCAGGCCAGCTCCGGCGCCAACACCGGCCTGCTGTCGGGCCGCGCGCGCAAGGCCGGCGACAGCGAGATGACCTTCAAGGGCCAGGGCGACAACGCCCGCTGCGAACTGACCTTCCACCGCTTCCACCGCCAGATCCAGATCGAGCAGCAGCACACCGGCAGCGACTGCGGCGTCGGCGTGGGCGTGTTCTTCAGCGGCCGCTACCTGCCCGGCCTGCCGGCGGCGGTGGCGACCACCCACTGGACCCTGCTCGACCTGGGCGTGGTGCTCAAGCCCGAGGACGACGCGCGCCTGCGCGCCCTGGTCGGCGAGGACTACGACGCGCTGGTCGAGCGCATGGACGTCACCGACACCCGCACCGACGCCGAACTCAAGGCCCAGGTCACCAGCGGCTACGTGCGCGGGGTGGCGGTGACCATGCGCGCGCTGCTGATCCAGGCCGACGACGGCCGGCAATGGGCGGCGGTGCGCGGCGAAGACAAGCGCGGCCACGCCGAACTGCGCTACTACAGCTCCGATCCGGCCTGGACCGGCAAGCTGCCGGCGGCGGTGGACGCGTGGGCCGACGGCTACCAGGAACAGGTGCCGGTGCGGGCGATGTCGGTCGGCGGCCGCGTGCTGGCGCAACCGTGAGCGCGCATCCGCAGGACGGCGCGGCGGCGCGCACGCCGTCGCAGGCCTACGCCGCCGGCGTCGCGCGCGGCGAATGGAGCGACGATCCGGCCCAGCACCCGGCCTTGCGCGAACTCGACCGGATCCAGGCGCAACTGCTCGGCGCGCCCGAACCCGGCCTGTTCGACCGCCTGCGCGGCAAGCCGCGCGAAGGCGTGCGCGGGCTGTACCTGTGGGGCGGCGTCGGCCGCGGCAAGACCTTCCTGATCGATCTGTTCTACGAGCAGTTGCCGATCGCGCAGAAACGCCGCACCCACTTCCACCGCTTCATGCGCGAGGTCCACGCCCAGCTGCGCGCGCACGCCGGCCAGAGCGATCCGCTGGCCAAGATCGCGCGCGAGTGGCGCGACAGCCTGCGGGTGCTGGTGCTGGACGAGTTCTTCGTCATCGACATCGGCGATGCGATGCTGCTCGGGCGCCTGCTCGAGCGCCTGTTCGCCGAGGGCGTGACCCTGGTCACCACCTCCAACATCGACCCGCCCAACCTCTACGCCGACGGCCTGCAGCGCGACCGCTTCAAGCCGGCGATCGAGCAGATCCAGTCCCATTGCCAGGTGCTGCTGCTCGACAGCCAGCGCGATTACCGGCTGCGCGCGCTGACCCGCTCGCCGGTGTACCGCGCGCCGCTGGACGCCGAATCTGACGCCTGGCTGGCCGGACGCTGGAAGGAGCTGTCGGCCGGCTGCGCGCCCGAATCCGGGCCGCTGCGCATCGACGACCGCGACATCGCGGTGCGCGCGCGCGCCGACGGCCACGCCTGGTTCGACTTCGCCGCGCTGTGCGAAGGCCCGCGCGCGGCCAGCGACTACATCGAGATCGCCACCGAGTACCACACCGTGCTGCTCGGCGGCATCCCGCTGTTCGACGGCCGCAACGACGATCCGGCGCGGCGCTTCGTCAACCTGATCGACGAGTTCTACGACCGCCACGTCAATCTGGTCTGCACCGCCGCCGACGCGCCGACCGGGCTGTACCGCGGCGAGCGCCTGACCGGCGCGTTCGAACGCACCGCCTCGCGCCTGATCGAGATGCAGTCGGCCGAGTACCTGGCGCGCGAGCACCGCGGCTAGCCGCCGCGGCCCGTCGCTGCCTGCCGGGCCGCGACCGCGCGCGCCGTCGCCGGTGAAGGCCGCGTGCAGCGATTGCGCCGCTACGCGCGCCGGTTTGCGTTGCGTGCCCGCGCTCGTTCGCCGCGCCAGCGCGCCGCGCCGCGGCGCATTTCGCGCAACCGTGCACAACCGCGACGCCCCGCGCACGCACGAGCCCGCCCGCGACTGAATGCCGCCGCGCCGCCGACGCCGGCGCGGCGCGAGCGGGCCGGCCGCGCGCACGGCGCGCGCAAAGTTTCGCTGCGCCGCCGCACGAACCGTCGAAAACCCTGTTTTCAAGGGGTTTTTCGCGCGCGGCGACGGCGCGCCCGCGCGCCCGGATCGAGGCCAAACCCCGCAAGCGCCAGGGTTTTTTCCGTGCGCGCGGCCGCAACAGGACGCGCGCGGCTGAAAAACCCGCATTT contains these protein-coding regions:
- a CDS encoding c-type cytochrome; protein product: MRNYDLEFLKKFSMVIGFLMLVTLGLMIAAYFVHKQLPQEVDPRAAQRTENRIAPTGAVYAGATGAAAQQAAVAAAAAKAASQVAYGGTLDGKVIFDSLCAGCHKSGAGGAPTLDASHWATRLPKGKDTLHKHAIEGFTGSTGIMPAKGGNPALTNEQVSATVDWMLGNIK
- a CDS encoding ExeM/NucH family extracellular endonuclease, translated to MTRIRPALAFAPCLLLAACASAPRADRDAAAQAQAAPIGSLQAGGDAAQARVAGTVTAALAGADGQPGWLLQDAGDGDAATSDAIWVLGPAAAGLAPGQNVQVTGRVHRAALPAAGKGRAASLLAIDAERIEPMRARARLRPVAPLALTAAPDWNALAGMRVRIDAPLVLADRDRERGTVAVAFDGPLWQPGERAMPGSEAARAVAADNLRRRLTLSGEALGDEAYRARSGSAVSAVEGIALPRGDGPGLRLERAPALQPAPRPQQPPRVDGQVRIAAFNLENLFNGDGRGGGFPTPRGARTEAEFHAQLAKLVETIHAMNPDVAALMELENDGYGPDSTLAQLVAALDRADAASGGAQDWRYAAPCKQPCALAVRGPGDNAIRVGLIYRGQRVAARGLAATLEQGPFGPHSRVPLAQAFQALGAGGARGPAFVVAANHFKSKGCRDAEGADRDQGDGAACWNALRSDSARRLDAWLKTDPTRSGGALTMIVGDLNAYAQEQPLRELYAAGWQDAFAAAKVASPYSYVYDGELGRLDHALLSPALAATLRGAAEWHVNADEPDSAGYRNGGAGPWRSSDHDPVLLGFDLLPR
- a CDS encoding DUF6053 domain-containing protein; translated protein: MSSVGGPSGPMLSAQVAVSRRIEERRG
- a CDS encoding alpha/beta hydrolase, with protein sequence MSIPAFPRDASATLTLAGPAGAIEAIVEAPEAPARPIVAIVCHPLPTEGGTMHNKVVTMAARSLRECGAATVRFNFRGVGHSEGEFDQGEGECDDLRAVAAWVRAQRPDAQLWLAGFSFGAYVSLRMADELQPKLLISIAPPAGRWDFDRIAPPSGYPWIVIQGEADEIVDPEAVYAWIAGLRQPPELVRMPDTSHFFHRRLIDLRGAIKNSVRPHLPPQTDADADGAAPPA
- a CDS encoding lysozyme inhibitor LprI family protein — its product is MRLSPRLALPLAAALAAVAPPAAAAGIDCAKAANRNEQAICADPLLRQRDGELDAAYAAARKASDYRGELKKDQQAWLRERDRCDGQVRCLRMAYVGRLTELKPAAVSGKFDWSGEWTRSDGTATLSLKPVGEDRYELELQASSGANTGLLSGRARKAGDSEMTFKGQGDNARCELTFHRFHRQIQIEQQHTGSDCGVGVGVFFSGRYLPGLPAAVATTHWTLLDLGVVLKPEDDARLRALVGEDYDALVERMDVTDTRTDAELKAQVTSGYVRGVAVTMRALLIQADDGRQWAAVRGEDKRGHAELRYYSSDPAWTGKLPAAVDAWADGYQEQVPVRAMSVGGRVLAQP
- the zapE gene encoding cell division protein ZapE, with the protein product MSAHPQDGAAARTPSQAYAAGVARGEWSDDPAQHPALRELDRIQAQLLGAPEPGLFDRLRGKPREGVRGLYLWGGVGRGKTFLIDLFYEQLPIAQKRRTHFHRFMREVHAQLRAHAGQSDPLAKIAREWRDSLRVLVLDEFFVIDIGDAMLLGRLLERLFAEGVTLVTTSNIDPPNLYADGLQRDRFKPAIEQIQSHCQVLLLDSQRDYRLRALTRSPVYRAPLDAESDAWLAGRWKELSAGCAPESGPLRIDDRDIAVRARADGHAWFDFAALCEGPRAASDYIEIATEYHTVLLGGIPLFDGRNDDPARRFVNLIDEFYDRHVNLVCTAADAPTGLYRGERLTGAFERTASRLIEMQSAEYLAREHRG